CCACTTTTCCCTGTAACCGATTCATGCCGTTGCGTCCTCCCCCTCGCGCTCGTCCTCACCCGCTTCTGCAGCGGCTTCCGTCTCCACCGTTCTCTGCGGACGGGACCACCAGCCCTCTTCCACCTTCCGCGCGACGGTCAAAAAACCCGAATGGGCGACCATCCGGTGATCGGGCCGCACGCTCCGCCCCTGAATCGACCACGTTCGCAGCAGGGTCTCGAATGTTTCGATCATGCCGAACACCGACGTGCGTTCCAGCGCGTCGACGGTCTGCATCACCTGCGGCACCGTGGGCACAAAACTCAAATAGATACCGCCGGAGCGCAACACCTTGGCTGCATGAGGCACCACCTGCCAGGGCTCGGGCAAATCCAACACGAGGCGATCGAACGGCCGCCCGTCTTCCAGGAGGTCGATGCCCTCATAGGCATTCTTTCGCATCGGCATCAAGGTGGACACCGGCCCCATGTACCGTTCGATATTCGTCAACGCGGTCCGCGCAAAGTCTTCCCTCGCCTCATAGGTCACGACCAGTCCCGTCGGACCGACCGCGCGCAACAAGGCCATCGTGAGTGCTCCCGA
The sequence above is drawn from the Nitrospira defluvii genome and encodes:
- a CDS encoding tRNA (adenine-N1)-methyltransferase, with amino-acid sequence MLQLQNGERVHLVDKKGRQYALTLKAGEIYHFSGETIPHDELIGKPDGSIVTLSKGKRFLALRPTFGEYVLKMPRGAQVLYPKDLSLIPMWADVYPGARVFEAGTGSGALTMALLRAVGPTGLVVTYEAREDFARTALTNIERYMGPVSTLMPMRKNAYEGIDLLEDGRPFDRLVLDLPEPWQVVPHAAKVLRSGGIYLSFVPTVPQVMQTVDALERTSVFGMIETFETLLRTWSIQGRSVRPDHRMVAHSGFLTVARKVEEGWWSRPQRTVETEAAAEAGEDEREGEDATA